The window TCTTCCGCAAGGGGAGCGCCCCTTGCGGTGGCTGGTTCTTACCGTGCTCCCTTGGCCCGACCAAAGAGCACAAACTCTACCTTACCCCAAAAGCACTTTCCCGTCAACTTAGGACGGGTGCTTTCCCTTAGCAAGCCGTTGGGCTAAGGGGTAAGCCGGTGCCGGTCCCGGGGGAAGGCCCGGGCGTAGCGCACGTTGGGCAGGCCGAGGAGCTTTTGCGTGAGCCGCTCCGCCCCGATGGCGAAGCCCCCGTGGGGGGGCATGCCGTACTTGAAGACCTCCAGGTACCCCTTGAAGCCCTCGGGGTCCATGCCCTTGGCCTTAAGGCTTTGCAAGAGCTCCTCGTACAGGTGGATGCGCTGGCCCCCTGAGGTGATCTCCAGGCCGCGAAAGAGGAGGTCAAAGCTCCGGGTGGTGCCGTCGGGCTCGGGGTAGGTGTAGAAGGGGCGCACCGCCCTTGGGTAGCGGGTGAGGAAGAGCCAGTCCGTGCCCCAACGCTCCTTGGCGTACTGGCCAAGGAGCCTTTCCGCCTCCTCGGAGAGGTCCTGGCCGGCGGGGTAGCCCAGCTCCTCCTTCAGGATGCGCCGGGCCTCGGCCAGGGTCAGGCGGGGGATGTCCTTGGGGAAGGAGGGCCACTCGGCCCCAAGGAGCCGGATCTCGTTCCCGGCAGCGGTGAGGGCTTCTTCCAGCATCTCCTGGAGGAGCGCTTCCTCCAGGCGCATGAGGTCTTCCTCGCCCTCAATGAAGCCCATCTCCACGTCCAAGGAAAGGTACTCGTTCAGGTGGCGGCTCGTGTTGTGCTCCTCCATGCGCCACACCGGGGCCACCTCGTAGACCCGCTCAAACACCCCCACCATGATCTGCTTGTAGAGCTGGGGGGACTGGGCCAGGTAGGCCCTTTGCTCAAAGTAGTCCACGCCGAAGAGCCCCGACCCTCCCTCGGCCCCGGCCCGCACCACCTTGGGGGTGAAGATCTCGGTGAAGTCCTGCCGGTCCAGATAGCGGCGGAAGCCCCGCACCAAGGCGGCCTGCACCTTGAGGGGGGCGCGGGCCTTTTCCCCCCTAAGGGTCACGTAGCGGTATTCCAGGAGGGTGTCGGGGTGGGCCCGCCACTCCTCCTTGGGGATCTCCACCGGGGTGGGTTCCAGGGCGGGGGAGAGGACCTCAAGGTCCTGGGCCTGGACCTCGAGGCCCCCCGGGGCCTTGGGGTTTTCCACCACCACCCCCCGCACCCGCAAGGAAGACTCGGGCAGGGGAAGCTTTCTTCCCCCCGTAACCACCTGCACCACCCCGCTTCGGTCCCGGAGGAGGAGGAACTGCACCTTGCCCAGGTCCCGCCGCCAGTGGAGAAAGCCCAAAAGCTCCACCTCCTCGCCCACGTGCCGCTTCAGGTCCTTCACCAGTACGCGCATCCTTCCCTCCTAAGCGTTTGCCCCCCCGGCCATGGGGGACCGGGGGGGCCAGGTGCACCGCCCCCCAGCTAGCCGTTGTTAAGAAGGCGCGGGCGCATGTTGGGCCTAAGTTTAGGAGGTTTCCCTTGGGAGGTCAAGTTGCTCAAAGGCCAAGACGAGCTCGGGAAGCCGCTCGGGTTCGGCCACGGCGAAGAAGTTCTCCTCCAGCTCCAGCCGGGCCGCCCACTCCCCTGCCACCCCGGCCAGGGTCCTGGGGCCCGCCTCCTCCCGGAGGAAGCGGCGCCTCCGAAGCCGTAAATCCCCTCCTTCCCCGTAGAAGACCTGGTAGACCACCCCGCCCCGGCGCTTTTCCGCATACCACCCCCCCTCAATGGGGCTCACCTCGTAGCCCAGGGCTTTAAGGGCTTCCATCCAGGACCTCCAGGGCCTCGGGGCTTTCCAGGACGATCTCGTAATACCCGGCGTAGAGGACGATGCGCCCCTTGGCCCGCACCCGCTTGCCCAGGTAGCTTTGGGGGAAGGGTTGCTGGAAAAGCCCATAGTTACGGGGGAAGGCCACCAGGCGCAGGTCGCTTTCCCCCGTGCCGAAGTGGAGGAAGGCCACGGTGCCCCGGTCCTCCACCCGCTGGATGACCCCTTCCACCCGGGCCACCCGGCCGAAATGCTTCGGGGCCTCCTGCCAGGGGATGACGCCTTCCACCTCGGGGAGGGCGAAGGGGTTTTCCTCTAGTCCCGCCTGGAAGTCCTTCTCCAGGGTGGCGAGGAGGCGGGCGAAGGCCTCGGGGGCCTCCTTGCGGGCAAGGAGCACGGCGAGCTCCCGGTTGGCGTTCAGGGAGTTGGCGCTCAGGTTCAGGCTTCCCAAAAGGGCCACCTCCCCGTCCTTGACCAGGACCTTGGCGTGGACATAGGGGTCGGGGAGGAAGCGCACCTCGGCCCCCGCCGCCTTGAGCGCCTCCGCCCCCGCCAGGAAGTAGGTGTCCCCGGGCTCGGCGGGGCTTCCCACCAGGCGCACCTTTACCCCCCGGGCCAGGGCCTCCTTCAGGGCCGCCACCACCTCGGGGTCCGCCATGGCCTGGTGTTCCAGGAAAAGCTCCTTCTTGGCCCCCTGGATGAGGGAGAGGAGGACCTCGCGGGCGTTGCCCTCCTTGACCCCGCCCAGGGTGCGGCTTGGGGCCCAGACGAGGAGGGAGCGGGAGAGGTCTAAGCGCTCCCCCTTCCAGTCCGCCTCAAAGACCCGGGCCACCTCGGCCACCTGCTTGGGGTCGTCCAGGATGAGGGCGTATTCCCGGTTGGCGCCGAAGGAGCTTCCCGTGAAGTTCATCGTCCCCACCCAGGCCCACCACCGGTCCACCACCACGCTCTTCTCGTGGACGAAGACGAAGCGGAAGGGGGTGGTGAGGCGCACCTCCACCCCCCGGTCCTTCAGGGCCTGGTAGACGGCGAGGTCCACCCGCCCGCCCGCGGGCTCCCGCTCCAGGAGGACCCGTACCCTAACCCCCCGGGCCGCCGCCTCGCCCAAGGCCTCCACCAGGTCCATGCGGCTTGGGGTCCAGAGGTAGACCTTGACCAGGATCTCCTCCCTGGCCGAACGGATGAGGTCCAGAAGGGGCTTTACCCCGTCCTCGGGCTCCACCACGAGCCGGGGGGCCGCCAGGGCGGCGAGGAGGAAAAACGCTAGGGCAAAAAGAAGCCTGCGCATCACCACCCAAAGCATACCTGGGCGTTATGGTCCGTGAGGGCCTCCGCCTCGGCGAAGCTAAGCCCCCGCACCTCCGCAAGCCGCGCCAGGGTGAAGCGGACGTAGTGGGGGCGGTTGCGCTTGCCCCGGTGGGGCTCGGGGGGGAGGAAGGGGGTGTCGGTTTCCACCAGGAGGCGGTCTAAGGGGAGGCGCTTCGCCACCTCCCTTAGGGCCTCGTTCTTCTTGTAGGTGAGGGGGCCTGCCAGGCTGAAGTAGGCCCCCACCTCGAGGCCCGCCCGCTCCAAGGCGGGGTGGCCCCCGAAGGCGTGGAGGACCACCCGCTTGGGGCGGTGGAGGAGGAGCCAGGCGGCGAGGTCCTCCTCGGCGCTCCCGTCCTTGCTCCGCACGTGGAGGACCAGGGGAAGCCCCCTTTCCTCCGCCAAGGTCGCCTGGAAGTCCAGGGCCCTTCCCTGGGCGGCCTTGGTTTCCGGCGTCCAGTAGTAGTCCAGGCCCGTTTCCCCGATGGCCCGCACCCGTTCGTGGCGGGCGTAGTGGCGGAGGGCCTCCTCCACCTCGGGGGAGAGGAGCTGGGCGCTCGTGGGGTGGAGGCCGAGGGCGGCGTACACGTTCCCTTGGGCCAGGGCCAGGGTTTTCTCCCAGCGGCCCGGGTCCACCCCGAGGGTGAGGACGGCCCGGAGTTCCGGGAGGTGGGCCTTCACCTCCGCTAGCTCCTCGGGCTCCAGGAAGTCCAGGTGGGCGTGGGTATCGGTCACGGGGATAAGCTTAGCCCAAGGGCCCTGTTGCCGGGGCCACGCCCGCCCCTTCCCGTCCCGGTAGGCTAAGGAGAGGCTATGAAGCGGTTGGCCTTTCTCGCCCTTCTCCTTCCCGCCTGCGCCCCCGCCCTTTTGGGGGTGGACCCCGAAAGGCTTCCCGACCCCAAGGACTGGGACCCGAGGCCCGCTCCCCTGGAGTGGTGGTACGCCTCGGGCCATGCCGAGCCCTACGCCTTCCACTTCGCCTTCTTCAAGGCCTACGCCCCTCCCTCCTACCGCATCCTGGGCTTGCCGGGAAGCCTCTTTGGCGCCTTCCACGCCGCCCACCTGGCCCTCACGGACCTGCGCACGGGGGAAAGGCGCTTTTTGGAGGTTTCCGACCAGGACCTCCTGGCCCCCCGGGGCCGGGCGGAGCCGGGGCCCAGGCTGGAGGTGGGGGGGTGGCGCCTGGAGCGGGAAGGGGAAGGCTTCCGCCTCTTGGCGGGCCCCCTCGAGCTCCTTCTCCTCCCGGAGAAGCCCCCCGTGGTCCACCCGCCCGGCTACTCGGGCACGGCGGAAACGGGGCGGATGTACTACCAGTCCTACACCCGGGCCCGGGCCGCGGGCAGGATTCTCGGGGAAAAGGCCGAAGGGGAGGCCTGGCTGGACCACCAATGGGGGGAGCAGCTTTCCGGGGTCCAGGCCACCTG is drawn from Thermus hydrothermalis and contains these coding sequences:
- the aspS gene encoding aspartate--tRNA(Asn) ligase; translated protein: MRVLVKDLKRHVGEEVELLGFLHWRRDLGKVQFLLLRDRSGVVQVVTGGRKLPLPESSLRVRGVVVENPKAPGGLEVQAQDLEVLSPALEPTPVEIPKEEWRAHPDTLLEYRYVTLRGEKARAPLKVQAALVRGFRRYLDRQDFTEIFTPKVVRAGAEGGSGLFGVDYFEQRAYLAQSPQLYKQIMVGVFERVYEVAPVWRMEEHNTSRHLNEYLSLDVEMGFIEGEEDLMRLEEALLQEMLEEALTAAGNEIRLLGAEWPSFPKDIPRLTLAEARRILKEELGYPAGQDLSEEAERLLGQYAKERWGTDWLFLTRYPRAVRPFYTYPEPDGTTRSFDLLFRGLEITSGGQRIHLYEELLQSLKAKGMDPEGFKGYLEVFKYGMPPHGGFAIGAERLTQKLLGLPNVRYARAFPRDRHRLTP
- a CDS encoding phospholipase D-like domain-containing protein, whose protein sequence is MLWVVMRRLLFALAFFLLAALAAPRLVVEPEDGVKPLLDLIRSAREEILVKVYLWTPSRMDLVEALGEAAARGVRVRVLLEREPAGGRVDLAVYQALKDRGVEVRLTTPFRFVFVHEKSVVVDRWWAWVGTMNFTGSSFGANREYALILDDPKQVAEVARVFEADWKGERLDLSRSLLVWAPSRTLGGVKEGNAREVLLSLIQGAKKELFLEHQAMADPEVVAALKEALARGVKVRLVGSPAEPGDTYFLAGAEALKAAGAEVRFLPDPYVHAKVLVKDGEVALLGSLNLSANSLNANRELAVLLARKEAPEAFARLLATLEKDFQAGLEENPFALPEVEGVIPWQEAPKHFGRVARVEGVIQRVEDRGTVAFLHFGTGESDLRLVAFPRNYGLFQQPFPQSYLGKRVRAKGRIVLYAGYYEIVLESPEALEVLDGSP
- a CDS encoding TatD family hydrolase; the protein is MTDTHAHLDFLEPEELAEVKAHLPELRAVLTLGVDPGRWEKTLALAQGNVYAALGLHPTSAQLLSPEVEEALRHYARHERVRAIGETGLDYYWTPETKAAQGRALDFQATLAEERGLPLVLHVRSKDGSAEEDLAAWLLLHRPKRVVLHAFGGHPALERAGLEVGAYFSLAGPLTYKKNEALREVAKRLPLDRLLVETDTPFLPPEPHRGKRNRPHYVRFTLARLAEVRGLSFAEAEALTDHNAQVCFGW
- a CDS encoding lipocalin family protein, which produces MKRLAFLALLLPACAPALLGVDPERLPDPKDWDPRPAPLEWWYASGHAEPYAFHFAFFKAYAPPSYRILGLPGSLFGAFHAAHLALTDLRTGERRFLEVSDQDLLAPRGRAEPGPRLEVGGWRLEREGEGFRLLAGPLELLLLPEKPPVVHPPGYSGTAETGRMYYQSYTRARAAGRILGEKAEGEAWLDHQWGEQLSGVQATWDWFGLHLSDGSELMAYQVKDARGRVVQVLGSLVDPLGRVEALDLAFVPLEAWRSPSGRTYTLSWRLEGPAVSLTLRPLFREGEILSRTTRVAYWEGPVAGEGRLRGYPVRARGMGEFVAGAFRP